In bacterium, the genomic window GCGACCACTCGAGGCGCGGATGCCCTGCGCCCCACCGGGGGACGGTGCGCCGTGCTCAGCGAGCGCCGGCGCCACGGACGGCTACGCCTGGGCGAGGGTCGGCCGCGGGTAGAGGCCGGCGCCCTTGACGATCGGCTCCAGGGCGCTCTCCCACTCGATCGCCATCACGTGCACGCCCTTGACGTGCGGGATGTCGAGAACCTGCTTGATCAGCTCGATCGCGATCTTGATCCCCTCGGCCTCCTGCAGCTCCTTCATCTTCTTCTTGTCGTCGCCCGCGGCCTCCTTGGCCTTTGCCATGCGCGCGATCAGCTCGGGGGGCACCGAGATCCCGGAGACGGACGTGTCCATGTACTTGAGCATCATCGCGCTCTTGGGGACGATGATTCCCGCCAGCATCGCCGTGTGCTCGAAGCAGCCGAGGTCGGCGGCCTTCTTCATCTGCGAGCGGAAGAGCTCGACGTCGTAGATCCCCTGCGTCTGGATGAAGTCCGCGCCGGCCTTGACCTTCTTGAGCAGGTTGACCGGCCGGAAGTCCATCGGGTCGCCCAGCGGCGTCCAGGAGGCGCCGATGTGGAACTTCGGGGCGACCTGCAGCTTATCGCCGCCCTGCTGGAGGCCCTCGTCGCGCATCTTCTTGAGGATGCCGACGAGCTGGACCGTGTCGATGTCGTAGACGTTCTTCGCCCCCGGGTGCCCCATGAGCTTGCCGGCCTTGCCGAAGGACTGGTGGTCGCCGGCGATGCAGAGGCAGTTCTTGATGCCGAGCGCCGAGGCGCCGAGGAGATCGGCCTGCATCGCGATCCGGTTGCGGTCGCGGCAGGTCATCTGCATCACCGGCTCGAGGCCCTCGCGCGCGGCGACGACGGCCGCAGCGATGCTCGAGATGCGCACGACCGCGGTCTGGCAGTCCGTGATGTTCGCCGCGTCGCAGAAGCCCTTGAGCTGATGCGCCTTGTGGACGACCTCCGCCGGGTCCGCGGACATCGGCGGCCCGAGCTCGCCGGTGACCGCCGGCTGCCCGCTCGCGATGACTCTCTCGAGATTGCTCCCGCTCTTCGTCGTCATTTCTTCGCCTCCGCCTCCGCGGGAGCAGCGATGTGCTCCAGGACGATCTTCTTGGGCCCGCCGTCGCGGGCGGTCGACCAGTTGCGCGGCGGCTGGATCTCGGCGAGCCTGTCCAGCCGGCCGAGCTCCTTCATCCGCTCGACGATCAGGTACCAGGCGCAGTCGATGTCCTTGCTGACCTCGCACTTGCCCTGGTTGGTGCCGCCGCAGGGGCCGTTCATCAGCGACTTGGAGCAGCGCGCGATGGGGCAGATCCCGCCCGTCAGGTGCAGGATGCAGTTGCCGCAGCCGGCGCAGAGCTCGACGAAGACGCCCGCCGCCGGCACCGCGCCGTAGAACGAGGTGTTGATCCCCGGGAAGACCGGGACCTTGCCGATCAGCCCGGAGAGGAAGTTCACGCCCACGCCGCACGCGGTGGAGATGACCAGCTCGTACTCGCGCAGCTGCTCGAGGACGGGCTCGAAGTACTCCGGCTCGCACTGGCGCTGGACCGCCGTGAAGTCGGCCTGCAGCGCGACGCCCTCCTCCGTGGCCTTCATGCGGAGCATCGTGGCGAGGATCTCCGCCTCCTTGGCGCCCCCGGCGTGGCAGATCGCGACGCAGGTATTGCAGCCGATCACCATCACCTTCTTGAAGCCCTTGACCATCTCCCAGGTTTCCGGGAACGGTTTCTGCGACCCG contains:
- a CDS encoding methylenetetrahydrofolate reductase, coding for MTTKSGSNLERVIASGQPAVTGELGPPMSADPAEVVHKAHQLKGFCDAANITDCQTAVVRISSIAAAVVAAREGLEPVMQMTCRDRNRIAMQADLLGASALGIKNCLCIAGDHQSFGKAGKLMGHPGAKNVYDIDTVQLVGILKKMRDEGLQQGGDKLQVAPKFHIGASWTPLGDPMDFRPVNLLKKVKAGADFIQTQGIYDVELFRSQMKKAADLGCFEHTAMLAGIIVPKSAMMLKYMDTSVSGISVPPELIARMAKAKEAAGDDKKKMKELQEAEGIKIAIELIKQVLDIPHVKGVHVMAIEWESALEPIVKGAGLYPRPTLAQA
- a CDS encoding methylenetetrahydrofolate reductase C-terminal domain-containing protein, with translation MIVGSQKPFPETWEMVKGFKKVMVIGCNTCVAICHAGGAKEAEILATMLRMKATEEGVALQADFTAVQRQCEPEYFEPVLEQLREYELVISTACGVGVNFLSGLIGKVPVFPGINTSFYGAVPAAGVFVELCAGCGNCILHLTGGICPIARCSKSLMNGPCGGTNQGKCEVSKDIDCAWYLIVERMKELGRLDRLAEIQPPRNWSTARDGGPKKIVLEHIAAPAEAEAKK